The genomic region CTGCGGGCCCTCGATGCAGACGTAGGTGCCGCCCTCGTGGGTGTCTGCATCCGTCTCGGCGCGCTCGGCCGCGCCGGCGAGGTGCTCGACCATCTCGGGGTCGTACGGGTCGGCGAAGCCCATGTGGACGACCATGCCGTCGCCGAAGAAGGTGTGCTCGCGGTGGCTGGTGCGGTCGAAGATCTGGGTGGGGACGACCAGCGTGCGCGGCGGGAGGTCCTCGCGCAGGCTGCCGACCGCGTTGGTCGCGATGATGCGGTCGACGCCGACGGACTTCAGCGCGTAGATGTTCGCCTTGTACGGCGCGTTGGTCGGGGTGTGCTGATGGTCGGGGCCGTGCCGCGGGAGGAAGGCGACCTCCTTGCCGGCGAGTTCGCCGAGCGTGATGTCGTCGGACGGCTCACCGAAGGGTGTCTCCACGCTTCGCTTCTCTACGTTCTCGAGGGGCAGGGCCTCGTAGATGCCACTGCCACCGATGACGCCGATGGTCATGCGTTCACGAACTCGTGGCGCGCGTAAAACCGCTACGAGTCGTCGCGAGCCGCGTTCGCGTCCTGGTCGGGTGTGGCCCACTCCAGGAGCGCCGTCAGCCCGTCCCGGTACGCGAGCAGGTACCCCAGCAGGTACGCCCCGACCACGTTCAAGGTCGGCCCG from Haloarchaeobius sp. HME9146 harbors:
- the mtnP gene encoding S-methyl-5'-thioadenosine phosphorylase, translating into MTIGVIGGSGIYEALPLENVEKRSVETPFGEPSDDITLGELAGKEVAFLPRHGPDHQHTPTNAPYKANIYALKSVGVDRIIATNAVGSLREDLPPRTLVVPTQIFDRTSHREHTFFGDGMVVHMGFADPYDPEMVEHLAGAAERAETDADTHEGGTYVCIEGPQYSTRSESEFYREQGWEIVGMTAIPEAKLAREAEMSYATVAGVTDYDVWKADNEVTLDEVLENAAANQESINAVVEEAVRSMPEDFESDAWSALEGTINTPSEAIPADTRERVDLLAGQYLDD